Part of the Phragmites australis chromosome 23, lpPhrAust1.1, whole genome shotgun sequence genome is shown below.
GTATTTGTAACATTTGGACATCTGAGTTTGTAGGTCATGATGCGTTTGTTCAGTCCTCGGAAGACAACACTACTATTTGTTATACGTGATAAAACCAGGGTTTGCCTCTCCATTGTTATCTTGCTTTTGTTGAATGAATTCACCAAAAGTATTTTTGTAAAATCTATTCCACAATACAATCTTTGCTCCATTTACTTGGACTAATCTCAGACACATCGTTGTTTTCATGTAGACTCCACTTGAACATCTAGAACCAGTTCTACGGGAGGATATTCAAAAGGTGCTggcatcctttttcttttccttccatCTTTGTTCTAGTTTGCTGGCTTCCTATAGTTCTAATATTGTCACAGATTTGATCAGATATGGAACTCGGTTGCCAAGCCAGAGGCACATAAAGACACCCCTATCAGTGAATTTTTCAATGTAAGCTATATATTCTTGCTGTAcaatcttgaaaaagaaaattatgatTTTACTAGAACATCATTTGTCAATATGAAGGTGGAAGTCACTGCATTGCCCAGTTTTGaagaaaaagaggaacaatTCAGAGAGCAGGTACTTTAAAGATCGCTTGGAACTCATACTGAAAAGAAATTTCTGTATGGAAAGCACGGCAGAAAGTTTTTAAGTAATTATTTTCAAGAACCTTACTTTTACCTTGACCAGGTTCAACAACTTAGGCAGAGATTTTCAAATTCAATTGCACCAGGAGGTCTTGCAGGTGATAGAAGAGGAGTAGTTCCTGCTTCAGGTTTTTTGTTTAGTTCACAACAGATTTGGAAGGTTATCCGAGAGAACAGGGACCTTGATCTTCCTGCTCACAAGGTACACTTCTCTTTCCTGCTAGGCACTAATACCCATGCTGGATCAGTATTACCAATTCTCGTTCAAGGGAGGCTAAAAAAAAACTGTTTCAAAGGGTCCTCTGAAAAATTGTGGCTTAACAGTCATAGAATCTTCTGGCAAACAGATGGCACGGCACTGGCAGTGACTTGTGTCTACCTGCATAATGCTGATACTGTTGATGCAATGTCTTCTCACACTTTTTTTTATACTCCTAAAGAAAGGTGCTCATCTTGAGCGCGACACAAAATCAATAACTCATACGAAATCTATCAAATCTGACCAGTTCAAATAGTTAGCTGTGAGTAGAGACCTGAATGTTGTGCCTAAGTAACATCAACAATTTAGTTAAAGAGATTACTCAAACTtgtttattgatgatttatTTCCATTTGCTTCATCGTGCAAGGTAATGGTTGCTACAGTTCGGTGTGATGAAATTGCAAACGAGAAGTTTGGCTGCCTAATATCGGACAAAGTAAGAACTTTCCACTTTAAGATAATGCAAGTTTTGTAGAGGTTTTGGGTTTACTAATGTGTTTGCGATCTTTTAGGAATGGCTAGATTTGGAGAATGCTGTCCAATCTGGTCCCGTACCCAGTTTTGGGAAACAAATTAGCTATATTGTGGACGTTCACATGCAAGAGTAAGCCCTTGAGTGATTTGAGTTGACTATCTGGTGGTTTGTTAAGCATGATTCCCGGTGCTTGCGACTGTACAAGCTATCAAATACCCCTTTTTGTTCTATACATCTGCTGATAGACTGATACACATGCACTTCATACAAAAACTTTCTACATTCCCAATACTTCTGCTCAAATGTATTTAACCAAAAAGAGCAGGCCGGTGCTAAGATATTATCAAATGATTAATATTAGTTGGTCTCTCTGTTTTCTGCAATTGTATTTACAAATGCCTGCATATTTCTTTCTCTGTAACCAAAGTACTGCATTTAAGCTAGAAGTTGGTCCTGATTGTTTTGGCTTGGTCCTAGAGAATTCAATATTTAGCTATGACATAAATCTTTCGTTCATGAATAAAACATAGAGATGTGGTTCATTATTTTTTAGGTATGAAAAAGGAGTTAATTCAATATTTAGCTATGACATAAATCTTTCGTTCATGAATAAAACTGAGAGTTGTGATTCATTATTTTTTAGGTATGACAAAGAAGCTGTCTATTTTGATGAAGCTGTTAGGAAAGCAAAGCGACAACATCTGGAATCAAGAATACTGAATGTAAGGCAGTCTTGTACATTATTATTCTTTTCTCACTTAAGAACAGTATATCTTCTTCTTTCCGAAGATAAATAATAGTGCATATCCTTGTGAATTAATTTTTCTGTAAGAGCCTTGCTACTTCCAAAAATCCATCTGCTGTTAAACAGTAGATGCCAAGATTCTTTCTTACGTGTACCTTCTGCTAGTCGTTTTTGGCATTATTTCATTCAGTGTCTTTTGCTGTACTGTCACTAATTTTGCGCTAATTCCTTGCAGCTTGTTCAACCTGCATTTCAGAAAATGTTGAGTCATCTGCGCACGAAAgttctagaaaaatttaaaaCTGACCTTAATCTATCTTTGGAGAGTGGAAAAGATTTTGCAGCATCTGTTCGAGACAACACTGAATCCTGTCTCAAAGAATTTGATCAAGGGTGTGTAGGTAAAATTCTTACACTCTTGATTTGTACAGTGGATAGTATGTGTAAATATTGTATGCCCAGTTGATCGTAACATTTATTCCACACAGTTGATGGTAGTCTTTATTTCCTGACTCTTGTACCTATATGACCATCGAAGGATGTACTACCCATTGAATCCTTAAATCGAAGTAGCCTGATGTCCTGCTTAGAACAACAGTAATTTGTATATTGGATGATGTTGCATCTTTTCTATCCCTATATTTAGTTAAGCTATGCAATATGCGAGGCCCTTTTTTGCCTGCCTTCTTACATGAAGTGACACAGTAATCTGATAAACCCTTTATTCTAGATGCTGTAGTGAAGCAGGCGAACTGGGACTACTCGAAAATACTAGAGAAAGTTCGGCGTGATATTGAAGATCATGGAGTTTCAATTCGTAAAAGCAAGCTATCAGAATTGACAACCCATGCTAAGGTTAAGTATGGCAAGCTGAAAGAAAGTTTTTTTGTTAACTTATCAATGCATAATTCTCTTCTGGATTTATCTGCATATCTGACATCATTTTGTTTACCACATGGCAATAATAtcagggtttttttttacatgCAGGAGAAACTAAGAAAAGCACTCGCTGAACCTGTGGAGTCTCTTTTTGATGCTGCAGACCAAACAACCTGGGCATCAATAAGAAACATTTATAAACACGAGACGGAGTCCATCCTACCAGAGTTTCTGAAAACCCTTTGTGGGTTTGAAATGAAATACGCGCCGGCTGAAGAAATGGTGTCAAATTTAAAGGATTATGCCCGAAGTGTCGTGGAAAATAAAGCTAAAGAGGAAGCTAGCAAAGTATTGATTCATATGAAGGAGAGGTTGACAAAATTCTCTTTTGTTTGTTCCTCGTATCAATCCCTTTCTCAACCTTCTGACACTGTTTCCTATTGTTGCCAGGTTCACAACGGTGTTTAGTCATGACAAGGATTCAATTCCAAGGGTCTGGACAGGAAAGGAAGATGTCCGTGCAATCGCAAAGGATGCTCGATCTGCGGTACAGGACCATGCTCTtccaacatgaaaaataaatcctcggttcttttattttcttttctatttgtAAAATGCACTTACACTTATGTTGCAGGCTCTCAAACTTCTGTCTGTAATGGCGGCCATTCGCTGGGATGACGAACCAGATAGGATTGAAAGCATCCTCACTTCAACACTTCTGGACGGCTCTGTTGTATCAAAGATTGCAAGTGCTGCTTCTGCCGATCCGCTTGCTTCTACTACATGGGAAGAGGTAAGtttgtgtttgtttgttctTTCAGCAAGCATTGAAAGTGTATGTATGAAGTAAACATCACTTTATGGAACTCTGGAAACAGATTCCTCCAAAGCATACAATGATTACTCCTGCTCAGTGCAAGTCACTATGGAAGCAGTTCAAAGCAGAAACTGAGTTCGCCATTACACAAGCAGTATCCACACAGGTGTGCATTTCATAACACAGAGCTTTGATTTCTGATATCAGTTATTATGATGTGAGTTTTTTCCTAGTGGGTGAAACATATTTCTACTTCTCTTTTCAATATTTGACTTGATCTTTTGTCTTTCACTCCAGCAAGCTCACAGGCGCGGCAATAGTAGACTGCCTCCTCCTTGGGCGATTGTTGCTATCGCTGTTCTTGGTTTCAATGAGATAATGGTGCTTCTGAGGTACTTGGCAGCACTACGCTTTGTAGTTCTTTACATGCTGAACAATTAGATGACGCTGCTATTCTTATGTGCTGTGCAGGAATCCCATATATTTGTTCTTGCTATTTGTGGGATATTTATTGGCCAAAGCTCTAGCAGTGCAGCTAGATATCAGCAGAGAATTCCAAAATGGTGTGGTAAGGTTTGAACACTTTATACGAAGTTAAGCTTAAGAACTGCAGTTATTCTCATCGTAGTATGTTAAATTCTGTAAATAATTTGCACAGAAGCTCAACTCCTTCCTGATGCCATACACCCCTTACGTAATATCGGCAGCATAGTGGTGCATAGGCGCCCAGCGACCGGAAACCTGCACCACCAAACAAACTACTTTGCCAAAAGAAAAGTTGATGCATACTGAAGAAAACTCGTATCACCattgcttctttctttctttctgagGTTTTTCTATTGTCTTGAAGAACAACAACAGATGGTCCTAAATATCGATAAAACTTCTGAGCAGAACTTCAGGATAAATGTTGCGCATGCGCATTACTAATGACAGGGCAatgtcttctttttttcaaaaggaCGACACCAGTGATGCTGATGTTATTAAAGAATAAGAGAGTTGATCTagtttataagagaaattagaTCCGAAAACTTTAACAACGATATAATTGATTTAGGGTCAACTGACAAAAAACCCAACAACTTGAGCGTCCAGACAAACAAAAACCAAACTCTACTACACACCAGAACAACCAAACGGAGCCCGCAACCAGATCATCGTTGTCAAGCTCGTCGCATAAATACGACCAAGCAGCTCTGACTTCCCAACATAGACCTTAGCCTCTGTCACAATGTCCTCTTGTCCCCGCTCACGGCCACCACAGAACAGCGTCAGGGGAGAGAGCTACAACGTGTCACCGTTGCCAAGCTTGTCGGATGTCCCGATGCAGCAGCTCCGATTCCACCACAACCCACTTGATCCAACGCATGTCAGACGACAACCGTGAGGAACAGGCGCAGCACCAACAGAAATAGAGACCTCGTCGATAACTTGCCCCCGCAGAGGCCCACTGTGGTCGCAACCAACGCCAAAAGGAGGTCCCCGCCACAACAAAGCCGACGGTCACCAGGATGTGATGTGGGATCCTCCGAGACAACGCCTTCAGGGAGGAAACAACGCCCAAGCGTCATCGTTGCCCGTCCGGCACGGACAAGGTTTTCACCCGAGAGATCCCACAGCAAGAGGAAGAGGGGTGGGGCACTTTCAACAACGCCTCCATGGAGGAAAGCGGCGCCAATAGGCGTCGCCGTCGTCAGCCCGGCCAAATGCCGGGCAAGGCTTTCACCCAGTGCACCCACACCCCCACCAACATCTAAGACTCCGCGAGCATGGGCACCCCAAGCCCCCACCCGCCACGAGGCTCCCCGTGGGTTGGCCCGGAGAGAATAAGTAGTCTAGCAAGGGAAGGAGCCGACATGGCACTGAGGGGCAGAGGGCAACCTAAGGCGGGGCTGGACGAAGCCTCGCTATGCCTCGCCACCGGCCCGCCATGCTGCTGGCCTGCCAGAACATTAGCAAGCGGAAGCGATAGCCGCCATGGCGGGCGTGGAGACCGAGACACTGACCACGGTACACGACAACTATGGCCGAACCCTAATCGCGCTACCACCGCCCCGCATCCACGCCGCTGAGCAACATCAGGCAGGCACCACGCGGATCCTGGCTGCACTGGCACAAAGGCGGCATCACTCTAACACTAGCAACGAGGAGATCCACCGCGTCACCGCGTAGCCAAGCGCCGCATGACCGCCACCACGTAGCCAGGCCACAACGCCATAAGACCGCCACAAGCGTAATGCCAAGGTGTGAGGTGGCGCGCGGTAGCCGACGCGACAGTGACGACCCCGACGTGCCACAGCGCCGAATCGCAACACCTGGCCGGAGACCTCTTCGATCTACATCGGCGATGAACTCCACGGCGGATCTAGACCGGATCTCGGCCACCACCGGCTGGATCAACAGCCGCTGcgccaaaaaaaagagagggagggaggggagaaggagaagtTGGAGGGAAAGGGAGGGAGCCGGCGGTGGCTGCCGGCGAGGATCAGGTGGCTAAGTGGTTTTGAGGCGATGTTTCACCCCTCACGACGCCCCACTTGCGGGGCGCCGAGgggttaaatttttttaatgtctTCTGAGTCAGTGTCTTGTATTTATTAGCTAAAGTATGAATGGTATGTCAGTGCTTCAGACCTTCAGTTGCCTCAGCTCTGTTCATTCTGAAATAAGCTAAATTGATCTTATTACGCAGGTTCCTGGAGTTATCTCTGTCTCAACAAAACTACTCCCGACAATACAGAACCTTGTAAACAAAGTCGCAGCCGAGCAACAAGCAGAGCACCCCCCTCAGGCTGCAGAACCGCCACAGTCACAGTCGCAGCCACCTCCACTGCTCCTGAGCCCAAGAAGCCCCATGAGCGAACTGCGGAGGCTGCATATGGCGTCGAGCCCGGTGCGCAAGGTAGCATCGTCGTTTCCATCCTCACCATCATCGTCGTCCACTGTGTCATCACCTAGGAACAGGAACATTGCTGAGGACCAGAAACTAAGGCCGGTAGTAGGAGAGCCTGACAACGAGTCCAACAGCGCTGACTCTATAGTTTGATCCATCTGGGGGGAGGGGGTTCacttggtgtgtgtgtgtgtgtgtatactGTCAAATTAGAAGGTATGGGCCTTTTGTTATGCCCATTTAAATGCATATAGTACTGATCGTAGCAACTATCATTCTTCAGTAGATATCAAGAGAGAAATAATGTAACCCTTCTCTTGCAATTCTTTTTTGCAAGGAGCGCTAATCTGTAGATGGACAATTGCTACCTGACACCATTTTTCAGCATGTATAGAAGGAACTACCAATTGAGAATCCTAGGATCTTTTTAAATGGGTTAAGAGGAACCTATATCCACACTTTTCAAGTCTTTTGGATGCTAACATTGTAGTCTCTAACTGTTTAAACGCTACTGAGAGTTGCTCTTCCATGTATTACTATATTCGTGCATGGTTATTAGTTATTTTGTTACTCCTAGGCCCTCGAAAAAACTTAATTACCAGGATCAACGCTTCAAAAAATTACACATGGACTGTACTACTCTTACTCTCCCGAGATGCAAAGGACAAAGTCACTCACTGTTCTCTACATCGTGTGTGCCTCTGGGACGCCTGCAAGGAGCCAAGACATGCCCCGTGCTCCCAGTCTCCCATGATCCACGCAGCCATTGTTTTCTCCTCTCCTGGCACGGAGATAAGCCACAATGTCACGTACAGGTGAAGATTACGGGAGACGGCGCGGCAGGGCACATGGAGAGATTCGGCGTGTACAAAGCCACGGTTTTTCTGTGTGCCCTGCCGCTGCTTCGTCACATGGCTGCTGCCGTTTGGTATGGTACCTAGCTAGCTGTGGCTGACTGAGGTCACAGCTTCTTCACAAGCATGGCTTAGCTTACCTACACATATAGCACATACAAAGGCTAGGTACATTGTATGTGCAGTCTGTGATGTCTATCCATCATCCAGGCATGCACTGATAAGTCAGAAATTCAGAGTGACATAAACATTTATTCTCTTATAATTGGAGTGTGCCTTGAGAAGAAGGCATATATGGTTTGTCAGAGGAAGCTGGGATCAGGGGATCCAAGCATAGGATTGATTCTTCAGCCTTGCCTTGAGATGGGACAGACCCAACCTACTGCCAACTGGATCTCCAGACCTCCAAATTAGTACTACATGATTGCAAGTGACACATGATTACAAGGTTCAAGATCTTTGCCAGATCCCGGGTTCATCTTATACAATTCTAAAACTACTGGTGACTGAATTTCCTACTGCAAAAGGGTGACTAGAAGATGGAAACTTGAGTCAGGGCAACAGCAACACTGAGGTGGTGTTGCCTCCCAGCAGCTAGACAGACTTCGGTCCTAATACCGTTTGAACTACCTGAGCTACGTCTCGCATTACAAAACTGGCAATTATGTCGATGCTGATCCGAGAATGAGAGGTTATGATGCCGTCTCCTTGAAGCTCTTTGTGAGCCAGATGGCGGTCTCCCTAGGAGACGCTGTCTCGGGGCCAAACGGCTTCAGCAGGATCCCCAGCTCCTCATACCTCTCCTGCTGCAGAAGCTGCGCGCTGAACTCCAGCAGCCCTTCCAGTGCCTCGGCGCGCTGCTGGTACGACGAGGTGTCGAACCGCTGCTGCCTGGAGTCATTGGACCCCCGACTTGAGGCGGCGGTAGCATTGCGGCCTGACGAGTCACTTCCGTTGTCCCCATCGGTGTGTGACACCTGGATCGTGTACTTGTCCTTGGTGATGGACCGGTTGATGCAGGGAGGTGTGGAGCACAAGCCGTGAGCCGAAGAGAGCTTGTTGATGGCGACAAAGGGGTCCTCGGATGAAGCTAGTGGGAATTCTGCAATTCTGTCAATTCGAGGTGCATTGACAGAGACATCTGGGGAGTCTAGCCGGTCGAGGATGCTGATGGTGCGCTTCTTTGGTGTTCCATAGGTTGGCAGAGGGAGGGATGCTCTTCGAGCTGTTCGAGCGCTTTTGTTTAG
Proteins encoded:
- the LOC133906342 gene encoding protein ROOT HAIR DEFECTIVE 3 homolog 1-like, encoding MEEDDAAAAEAVQLIDGEGEFAGEPAERFMAAAGVAGCGLSYAVVSIMGPQSSGKSTLLNQLFRTNFREMDAFRGRSQTTKGIWIARCVGVEPCTVVLDLEGTDGRERGEDDTAFEKQSALFALAISDIVLINMWCHDIGREQASNKPLLKTVFQVMMRLFSPRKTTLLFVIRDKTRTPLEHLEPVLREDIQKIWNSVAKPEAHKDTPISEFFNVEVTALPSFEEKEEQFREQVQQLRQRFSNSIAPGGLAGDRRGVVPASGFLFSSQQIWKVIRENRDLDLPAHKVMVATVRCDEIANEKFGCLISDKEWLDLENAVQSGPVPSFGKQISYIVDVHMQEYDKEAVYFDEAVRKAKRQHLESRILNLVQPAFQKMLSHLRTKVLEKFKTDLNLSLESGKDFAASVRDNTESCLKEFDQGCVDAVVKQANWDYSKILEKVRRDIEDHGVSIRKSKLSELTTHAKEKLRKALAEPVESLFDAADQTTWASIRNIYKHETESILPEFLKTLCGFEMKYAPAEEMVSNLKDYARSVVENKAKEEASKVLIHMKERFTTVFSHDKDSIPRVWTGKEDVRAIAKDARSAALKLLSVMAAIRWDDEPDRIESILTSTLLDGSVVSKIASAASADPLASTTWEEIPPKHTMITPAQCKSLWKQFKAETEFAITQAVSTQQAHRRGNSRLPPPWAIVAIAVLGFNEIMVLLRNPIYLFLLFVGYLLAKALAVQLDISREFQNGVVPGVISVSTKLLPTIQNLVNKVAAEQQAEHPPQAAEPPQSQSQPPPLLLSPRSPMSELRRLHMASSPVRKVASSFPSSPSSSSTVSSPRNRNIAEDQKLRPVVGEPDNESNSADSIV